The following DNA comes from Capsicum annuum cultivar UCD-10X-F1 chromosome 7, UCD10Xv1.1, whole genome shotgun sequence.
ACAAATCATCCCTTTTTAAAGGGCTATGAGGCAACAAAACATCCTTTTTCAAAGGGCTATGAGgcaacagatcatcctttttaaaaGGAATAttcgctaagaaatttcttagccattCAGCCTCAGTACCAACTAACTCCAGAGTCACAAACTCTAATTCCATAGTTGATCTTGCAATGATCATCAGCTTAGCTGATCTCTATGATACTGCACCACTACCAAGGGTGAACGCATAACCACTAGTGGATTTTATCTCATCTGAATTagagatccaatttgcatcacaataCCCTTCTAAAGTTGAAGGAAATCCACTATACGAGATACCAAAATTAATAGtttatctcaaatatttcatttaGTCGCATTAATGCAGACCAATGCTCATTattgggattatgagtatatctactcagtcTACACACAgcaaggctatatcaggcctagtaaaattcattaaatgcatCAAACTCCTAATGATCTATGCATACTTAGACTAAGCAACTGGGTCACCattattcctttttaatttagaattagcgtcataaggagtggctacaaGAATTATCTCCCAATATTCAAATTTCTTAAGAAGTCTTTTCACATAATGTTCTTGTGACAACGTTATACCATCTTCACTCCTTATAACTTTAATTCCTATTATCATATTCACTTCAcccagatctttcatatcaaagttagtagacAGAAATAATTTCGTATGCaccacaatatttaaacatgtatcaaatataagcatgtcatcaacatataaacaaattatcacataatcattGTTTATTACTtttgtataaacacatttatccaccTCAATAGAAGAAAAGCCATCTTATATTAggacttgatcaaatttctcatgccactgtttaggagcttgtttaaggccataaagagatttaattaatttacaaattttattttcttgtccagAAATTACACATCCTTcaggttgaaccatataaatttcttcttctaaatcgcCGTTTAAGAAAACTGTTTTTttatccatttgatggataaatAACTTATAAATTGATGCTAAAGCAATTACTATTCGAATAGAAGCAATTCTTGTTACTggtgcaaatgtatcaaaataatgaatattttgtttttgtgaaaatcctttagctactaaccgagctttatatttatctatagatcCATCAGTATTAAGTTTTCTTTTGACAATCCATTTACAACCAATTGATTTTGCACCAGGGTGTAAATCAGTTAaaacccatgtgttatttttcatgattgaatcaagttcaattcttattgcctctttccaaaatttagCATCATAAGAAGATAtagcttcaaaataatttgatggttcattatcaacaaaaaaagtttgaaaatcatttccataagaaaaatattcttttctgggccttttactccttctcagtttctcaatattagaggtagattcattttctctttcaacagGAGTATGAGAGAATTTATCACATAGTGAAAAAATACgttcaaagaactcaacattCTTTGTCTCgattatagtattactatcaaGTACATCACATTTCAAGACAAGAAATCTGTATGCAGGACTATGTTCAGCATATCCAATAAGCATGCAATCAACAGTCTTagaacttatttttctctttttaggttcaGGAAGAAGAACTTTCGCAAGGTAACCCCACACTTTTAAATTAGGCTTATAACCTTTTCACAATTCATAAGGGGTTTTTCTAGTTCTTTTATGAGGAATTCTATTATGTGAATGACATGCAGATAAAATAGCTTCACCCCACAAATTATCAGGTGCACAAGAGCTAATTagcatagaattcatcatttatttcaatgttttattttttctctcagtTACACCATTAGACTCAGGAGAATAAGACAGAGTTACTTCATGAATATATAATACCTTATTTTTCACAAAAAGCATTCAAAGATACATATTCTCCACCTCTGTcagatctaattctcttgatttctcTACTAAGCTGATTTTCAATTTCAGatttataagacacaaaatcatcaaatacatCATCTTTGTTTCTAAGCAAATACAACTTAGTAAATCtggaaaaataatcaataaaggtcacataatatcttttaccacTTCTTgtcatagtttgttttaaatcatCCAAATCAGTGTGAATTAAAGATAACAGTtcagtttctctatcaactgaaaaACATGACTTTTTCGTGATTTTAGCTTCAgcacatatttcacatttatcaaaattacttGAATCTAAACCAGATATTAGACCAAAGAAtgcatattctttatatatttaatattaatatgtcctaatctagcatgccataaagaaatagATTCAATCATATTAGCAGAAGCTGATGcattattattgataatattaAGTACATAAAGTCTATGGTTACAATAGCCTTTTCccacaaatacattattttttatcaaaataatcttATTAGATTCAACAGACACTTTCATTCCAACTTTATCTAGCAAAGCCACAGAAATCAGGTTTGCTTGCATTGTAGGAACATGTAGCACATCCATTAGGGCTAAAGTTTTTCCCGAAGTGAGTTTTAGGAGTACTTTACCCTTGCCCAAGACTTTAGCAGTTCTTGAGTATCCAAGGTAGACTACTTCACTATCATCTCCTATTGATGTATAGAAGGCAAATGCTTCTCGATTTGTACAAATGTGTCGAGTAGCTCCAGAGTCTACTGACCATTCTTTTATATGTGCCACCATATTTACTTCAGAAATAACAGCTGCAATTATTTCATCTCTTTCAGCTAAATTAGCTTTGGGAGGATTTctcatttctttgttatttctaATTCTGTACCTACATTGAGCGGCATAATGACCTGATTTTCCACAAGTAAAACAAGtgccttttcttttcttaaaattgggATTATTAGGCTTGTAATATTACCATACCTTCTATTGTTGCTGTGTTGACCTTGTACTAAATTTGCATTGAGCGCAGCCTGCTTAGATTTGAATGACTCATTTCTGTTGGTATCTTCAATTagaatatgatttattattttctcaATAGTAAAATTTGTCTGCTTATGTTTCAAGTTATTTTTATAGTCATTCCATGATTCaggcaatttttcaatcaataCCCCTGCAACAAATTTTTCTGGTAAAGTGATGTCCTTAGCCTTCAAATCTTCTAACAGATTTTGatattcatttatttgaatttttatttctttcacatCACTCATTTGCCAATTGTAAAATTTTCCAACCACAAACTTTTGTTTGGTTACATCTTCAGCTGTAAACTTCTTGATTAAAGCTTCCCAGATGACTTTTCCTTCTTTGCAACTGCAATACACATCAAACAATTCATTAGAAATTATTTGTAAAATAGTTTGGCGACATACCTTATTGGCGTATTTCCATGACTCCAAAATTTTGCCATCAACGTCTACACCAGGTTGTGTTTGTGCCAAAGAATATGCAACACCAGGAACATCAAGTAGTGAAAAATTCGTTCTTGCCACCTTTTCAAGTTTTCATTAGCgaatatttcaatatttgaaacatCAGGAAACGGCTTCGCATATGGTAGAACAACCGGAACAGGAACATTAGAAGTTGTTGCGGTAGCAGAAGTACCAGGAGTAGAATTACTTGccatagttttttagatttttggggagcaacaataataatagttgaatattaaataaatattactgcGATATTTTTTAAgacatatattaattatacttgagtcgtgctaggcactgtcctaagaaactatttcagtgGTGTGAAATATTTCCCgaggattaaacaagcacttttctaattaattagaggatacaagaatcaataaaattattaatgCAAATCCCAGCAAGTTAAACTATAGGTTTACTAAAATGATAACTAAATTATTAAAGAGAAAAATTACAGAGAAAATTTAGAATGTTAAGAATTTCTATAAGGATTGAAGGAGTATTTATAGGTAAGACTTAGCTTCTCAAGTACACCTCTTGATGGCTTCCTTTACAAACTCTATCTAAAACATAAGATATAAAGATCCCTCTGCCATACTTATTTGCCCGTGATAATCTGCCAAAAGTAGTAGTAGCTATAGTACTAAATTCTTAACATACAGACCCTTACTTTgtcatttttttaaatcattaaatctAATGACTGTCATCATTATTTTCCACTATCTACCTTTCAATGATTGGAAATAATTGTAAAATCAGTAAAAATCAAATTAACCCATGCCTTAAGCCACCGTCTACTCCCCTCACGCCACTATCCAACAAAGTAGTAGAGAATTCACTCAAAGTTTCTAACCTGGAGATGTCGAGAACCCTTTTCACAGTCACGAAGGGAAAAAATTGGTACTGCTAACTGTCGTGCTCCTTCGCTTGTgattatctaattttattattattatcattatactgTCAATCCttcctatttaaattttattcatataCATAAGTCTCAATACTTAATAAAATGTCAATCTGGCCCATTACTAAGAAAATTAATGTTTAAAAATTACGAGGTAGGTTAAAACaggataaatttataaaataaatttgcaGGGTCGTTACATGGAGTAGCAGTGCGTTAACAGTGGTTTTGATGGAGGATTATCCGTggttttaataaaaaaaaatttaaaaatatttgaagtttcttcttatataaattaaataattaataaaatttaaagcaaaaaatttaaaatgagaaGGGAAAAAAATGGCTAAGGTAGCATACCATATGGTTTTCACCTTATTCAAATATCACGTCATGTGGCTCACATCTTGTCATAGTGGAGAAGTATTAAAATGAGGGATATTTTTGATAACTTTTCCAAGGTAAGAATATATTTGGTCCTATAGTATAACGAGGGGCAAACTTAGTCAATTTATCAAAGTATAAagatatttttaatctttttccctTCTAAAAACTATCACCAAACACATGTTAGAAATTTTAATCCAAACTTCACCCTTACCAAACGCTAACTATGTTGCGTACTTGCATTCTGCAAATGAAATATGATAATGATCCCCTCAAGAAAGCAGTATctgttttcaccatttttatcccaactaatttaaaacataatgtgCTATAACCATAATAGCATATCGTACCATAATACTCAAAACAGTCCTTATTGAATATTCTTAAACATTTTTACTAAGTGAATTATATTCCCTCAATAATCTCCGTTTACTATCTTAGAGGTAAGGTAGAGAGGCTTGTTTCCGATAACtttcacccccacccccacccccccccccatCCCACCCCGTTAATCTCACATAAGAAAGATATGTATATAAAGGTTATTtgattcttttcatatatttttaaaatgacttatgtgaggtttgattatttatttatttttcatgaaaataagaagaaaagatagttttgtgccttaaataaatagaatgattCCTTAAAAGTGACAGATAATAAGGAATTTATACTTATCACCTAATCCAAGAAATTATTTCTGAGGAggaattgaaaaagaattaaaataatataagggCAAATGTAGAGTAGCTTTTGAACAATAAATTCAGTTACGTCTTTTTTATTCGAGATATTTACataaatagtataaatatataactttattTATCACTTATAGCACATATTTATTTTTACAGTTgatagcataattttttttttttttttaccaaaatatctGAATACACATGTAATACAATTTtaacaatattaataataaaaaaataaatactaacaattttatatattttaagttcaatatattatacatattaaAGACGTATTTCATGATGAATATACATagctaaaataattttaatacaaatatattataaatattatatgtgAATCTCAAACATACCGTTGCAATTCAAATTAGTTAACGCTATTAGAAATGTATCTCAAACATACCGTTGCAATTCAAATTAGTTAACTCTATTAGAAatgtattatttttgttatgaaataataacttTCGAATTCATAAAATGTATAAATCAAATTCTAATTGTATTACAACAATTGTTCGTATGCAATACAATTTTAATACAAACTTTTAAGAACTTCACATCTTCTTCGGTGAAACACAACCACTACCCCATTTTATCTAGTGAACAAACTACACTACCAACTCCAACAACCTTTCAACCACAACCAACAAACCCATCaacttttttcttccatttttttgggtcaaccagcCACGAAACAACTACCAACCAAATAGTTGCATCTTCTCCAGCATGCAAAAAATAGCTTTACGTTTAATACAATTTTTAAAACTTCACCGTCTTGATCGAAAACACTGTCCATCAACAATGTCATCACCTTTCTCGAAAAAATCAACTCAGCCACATTATCGTAGCAACATAAACAACAACCCAAAATAACCCTTTACTTCTCTTGTTTAAAAAGTCCAGTTGGATGCCATGCAAACTACTCTTTCATCGTACAATGGCTCTAACACCTTATCTGAATATGATCACCATGCAAATAGCTCCACTCCATCCAACTCACACTCCGACCTCTTGGCTAGAGGTGTGTCTGTCCAACAAATCCATTCCTCTCCACCTACATTGGGAGAGGAATCAATTGACCATCTTTATCCAAGAACCATAGTACCTATTCCAGCTGGAAATAGAGTGCCTGAACCAGGGTCTGCAGAGTTACGAGCCCAATGTCTGGATAGAAAACCTTTTCTAAATCTTTGACTCCCCGACAATAGATAACCTCGCTCTGTCAACCATATCGGAGATGATGTCTCTAATAAGTTCAAGCCTCCCCTTCTTCCCTTCTCTGAATCCCCTTCTGCTGGATCAAGGTTCGTCTTTTGTGAATCTCTATGGGGTAAACCACCAATCTCAACTTTCTCCCTTGTTACCTCCaaccccattttttttttttgtgaaccCATAAACCATAAAAAAGGAGAATACCCTGACTGCTCTGAGAGAAAGCAACAGGGAAATGAAAACCTGTTAGCCCAACTAAGAATTCCCAAAACCGATGTGTTCAATCTGGAAAGGCTTAAAAACCTGGATTTTGAAGGCTTGCTTCACGAGTTGGTGATTGTCCTAATGCCTTAGGATCTGTCAAAGCTAGGAATAGAGCTAAGCTTGCCAAACCATATATTAGGAGAGTATTACAAAGCCAAGATCAACCCtcttttcaagaagggaaagTCACCGGACCAATCGAGCTCCTCTTTAAAAGGGGAAGTCAATACTCCTAGAGATCCctctaccccccccccccccccgccccaaAGCCATAATGAAGAATCGCATAATATGTAATGCTAGGGGGAGCAACAATGCTGAGTTTAGGAGGAGCTGTAAATCTATGGTTAGTATCCATCAACCTACTATTCTTGCCTTCCTTGAGACAAAGATTACTGATCGCAAGGCTCTTGCTGACAAGCTGGTTTTCATTATTTCATCCAATCCCCTGCTTCTGGGTTGTCTGGTGGTATTGACATTCTTTAGAATGAGGATTTTATTTCCTTCCCTGAACTCTCCATCTATTCTCAGGATATTCATGCTATTGTTAAGATGAACTCTCCCCCTTCTATTTGGATTTTAAATGTTGTTTATGCTAGTGCTAACCTTCCCTCAAGGATGTTTCTTTGGGATTAGCTTAAGAACATGGCTGACTCTCTTCACTCCTTATACAGTACTTGTTGGCTGGTGGGGGGAGACTTTAATGATACTTTTAAAGTTAGTGAAAAATTTAGAGAAAATAGTATAAATCTGACTAGGTCCTCACTTTTTTGGGGTTGCATTAACCACTTAGGCTTATTGTCCTAGGATTTAGAGGTAGTAAATTTACCTGATCTAACATGAGATATAGGAATAGGTCCtctcttattttagaaaggtTAGATAGGTTTTTTGCTAATGACCTCTGGTTTCATATGTTCCCTGATGCCTCTGTTCTTCATATGCCTAGAACCCACTCTAATCATTCCCCTCTTCACTTGTCCTTCTCAAGTTCTGTTCAAAATATTCCTAGCCTTTTAGGGTAGAATCTATGTGGTGTAATCATGAAAACTTTCATACTCTTGTCTCGCTGTCCTTCCCTGAAAGTTCCAACCTTACTATGGAAACTATGGATTTTGAGGATACTGCCAGAGCTTGGAACAGAGAGGTTTTTGGGAACATTTTCCAGAAGAAGAAGCACATTCTGGCAAGGATTTCTAGCATTCAGTCTTCTCCTCATTACTCTACTAGTACCTTCTTgtaaaatcttaaaaatcatatcaccTTTGAGTTTAATGTTATTCTGAGAAATGAAAGTGACTTTTGGATGCTTAAATCTAGGATTAATT
Coding sequences within:
- the LOC107876786 gene encoding uncharacterized protein LOC107876786; the protein is MASNSTPGTSATATTSNVPVPVVLPYAKPFPDVSNIEIFANENLKSCKEGKVIWEALIKKFTAEDVTKQKFVVGKFYNWQMSDVKEIKIQINEYQNLLEDLKAKDITLPEKFVAGVLIEKLPESWNDYKNNLKHKQTNFTIEKIINHILIEDTNRNESFKSKQAALNANLVQGQHSNNRRYRIRNNKEMRNPPKANLAERDEIIAAVISEVNMVAHIKEWSVDSGATRHICTNREAFAFYTSIGDDSEVVYLGYSRTAKVLGKGKVLLKLTSGKTLALMDVLHVPTMQANLISVALLDKVGMKVFTKLYLLRNKDDVFDDFVSYKSEIENQLSREIKRIRSDRGGEYVSLNAFCEK